In the Mycolicibacterium thermoresistibile genome, one interval contains:
- a CDS encoding zinc-dependent metalloprotease, translating into MADLPFGFSPGDDPDRDKGKRDPGSGSGPSGSDPFGGAGFDLGDLGQIFTRLGEMFSGAGNVMAGGAQSGPVNYDLARQLASSSIGFVAPVPDTTRSAIADAVHLAETWLDGATAIPAGTTRTVAWTPTDWIDNTLDTWKRLCDPVAEQVSAVWTAALPEEARAMAGPLLAMMTQMGGMAFGSQLGQALGKLSREVLTSTDIGLPLGPKGVAALLPSNIETFSEGLEHPRSEVLTFLAAREAAHHRLFSHVPWLSSQLLNAVEAFARGIKIDMTGIEELAAGFSPTSLNDPSAMEELLNQGIFEPKSTPEQEAALERLETLLALIEGWVQTVVTAALGDRIPATSALSELLRRRRATGGPAEQTFATLVGLELRPRKMREAAALWERLTEAVGADARDGVWQHPDLLPDAADLDEPAGFIDRMIGGDTSGIDEALADLGKETDPEKAPGEDDTD; encoded by the coding sequence ATGGCTGACCTGCCTTTTGGCTTCTCCCCCGGAGACGATCCCGATCGCGACAAGGGCAAGCGGGACCCGGGCTCGGGCTCGGGCCCGTCGGGATCCGACCCGTTCGGCGGTGCCGGGTTCGACCTGGGCGACCTCGGGCAGATCTTCACCCGGCTCGGGGAGATGTTCAGCGGCGCAGGCAATGTGATGGCGGGCGGGGCGCAGTCCGGGCCGGTCAACTACGACCTGGCCCGCCAGCTCGCCTCCTCGTCGATCGGCTTCGTGGCACCGGTCCCGGACACGACCCGCTCGGCGATCGCCGACGCGGTGCACCTCGCCGAGACCTGGCTGGACGGGGCGACCGCGATACCGGCGGGCACCACCCGCACGGTGGCGTGGACCCCCACCGACTGGATCGACAACACCCTCGACACCTGGAAGCGGTTGTGCGATCCGGTGGCCGAGCAGGTGTCGGCGGTGTGGACGGCGGCGCTGCCGGAGGAGGCGCGGGCCATGGCCGGTCCGCTGCTGGCGATGATGACCCAGATGGGCGGCATGGCATTCGGCAGCCAGCTCGGTCAGGCGCTCGGCAAACTGTCCAGGGAAGTGCTGACCTCCACCGACATCGGGTTGCCGCTGGGCCCCAAGGGCGTCGCCGCCCTGCTGCCGTCGAACATCGAGACGTTCTCGGAGGGGCTGGAACACCCCCGCAGCGAAGTGCTGACCTTCCTGGCCGCCCGCGAGGCCGCGCACCACCGGCTGTTCAGCCATGTGCCGTGGTTGTCGAGCCAGCTGCTCAACGCGGTGGAGGCGTTCGCGCGCGGCATCAAGATCGACATGACCGGTATCGAGGAGCTGGCCGCGGGCTTCAGCCCGACGTCGCTCAACGACCCGAGCGCCATGGAGGAACTGCTCAACCAGGGCATCTTCGAACCCAAGTCGACTCCGGAACAGGAGGCGGCCCTGGAACGGCTGGAGACGCTGCTTGCGCTCATCGAGGGGTGGGTGCAGACGGTGGTCACCGCCGCACTGGGCGATCGGATCCCCGCCACCTCGGCGCTGTCGGAGTTGCTGCGCCGGCGCCGCGCGACCGGCGGTCCGGCCGAACAGACCTTCGCCACGCTGGTGGGTCTGGAGTTGCGGCCCCGCAAGATGCGGGAGGCCGCCGCGCTGTGGGAACGGCTGACCGAGGCGGTCGGCGCCGACGCGCGCGACGGTGTGTGGCAGCACCCGGACCTGCTGCCCGATGCGGCCGACCTGGACGAGCCGGCCGGCTTCATCGACCGGATGATCGGCGGCGACACCAGCGGCATCGATGAGGCCCTCGCCGATCTGGGGAAAGAGACCGATCCGGAGAAGGCCCCCGGCGAGGACGACACCGACTGA